A single Cupriavidus sp. D39 DNA region contains:
- a CDS encoding anti-sigma factor family protein, with protein sequence MNCNDARLLLQASADGELGAGDALRLERHLAQCTACTAQLAHLRELRTVLRAHAPYHRAGPALRARLNAALDAAQAAPAPQAAAFGGAAAPAGNGGAWWQRMRRYFEWGPAANAAMAALTVATLGIGMVQYTLSDGPEPTVESEMVSSHVRALISGHTIDVASSDRHTVKPWFNGRIDYAPSVRELAPQGFPLAGGRLDYVHGRPVAVLVYRRNQHPIDVFVLPLRSSDTPEGKPAVNPGRSPAPPQIEARQGYQLALWEADGMRYAAITDASADDLLRFTQAWRAAGDNRAP encoded by the coding sequence ATGAACTGCAATGACGCCCGCCTGCTGCTGCAGGCCAGTGCTGACGGCGAGCTCGGCGCGGGCGATGCCTTGCGCCTCGAGCGGCACCTGGCGCAATGCACGGCCTGCACCGCGCAGCTCGCACACCTGCGCGAACTGCGCACCGTATTGCGCGCGCATGCGCCCTACCATCGCGCCGGCCCGGCCCTGCGCGCGCGGCTGAACGCCGCGCTGGACGCAGCCCAGGCCGCGCCAGCGCCACAGGCGGCGGCTTTCGGCGGCGCGGCGGCGCCCGCCGGCAACGGTGGCGCATGGTGGCAACGGATGCGGCGCTATTTCGAATGGGGCCCGGCCGCCAATGCCGCCATGGCAGCGCTGACTGTTGCGACGCTGGGCATCGGCATGGTCCAGTACACGCTGAGCGATGGCCCGGAGCCCACGGTGGAAAGCGAGATGGTGAGCAGCCACGTGCGGGCGCTGATCTCGGGGCACACGATCGATGTCGCCTCGTCGGACCGCCACACCGTCAAGCCCTGGTTCAATGGCCGCATCGACTACGCGCCGTCGGTACGCGAACTCGCGCCGCAAGGTTTCCCGCTGGCCGGGGGACGGCTTGACTACGTGCATGGGCGGCCGGTGGCGGTGCTGGTCTACCGCCGCAACCAGCACCCCATCGATGTGTTCGTACTGCCATTGCGCTCGTCTGACACGCCCGAGGGCAAGCCGGCCGTCAATCCCGGCCGCAGCCCGGCACCGCCGCAGATCGAGGCGCGCCAAGGCTATCAACTGGCGCTCTGGGAGGCGGACGGCATGCGCTACGCGGCCATCACCGATGCCTCGGCCGACGACCTGCTACGCTTCACGCAGGCCTGGCGCGCGGCCGGTGACAACCGCGCGCCCTGA
- a CDS encoding cupredoxin domain-containing protein — MLVTGREGISRRRALCCLLALAGGTPLLHSAAAAPRVIKVHARKFVFTPNQIALRVGEPVVFELTAQDVIMGFSVPDLGIRADLPPGKVVRVSALPKVAGSFGFLCDIFCGSGHETMNGVIEVS, encoded by the coding sequence ATGTTAGTCACAGGACGAGAAGGAATCAGCCGCAGGCGGGCGCTGTGCTGCTTGCTGGCGCTGGCGGGCGGGACGCCACTGTTGCACAGCGCGGCCGCCGCGCCGCGGGTGATCAAGGTGCATGCGCGGAAGTTTGTCTTCACGCCGAATCAGATTGCGCTGCGGGTCGGGGAGCCGGTGGTGTTCGAGCTGACCGCGCAGGATGTGATCATGGGGTTTAGCGTGCCGGACCTGGGGATTCGGGCGGATTTGCCGCCCGGCAAGGTGGTTCGGGTTTCGGCGTTACCGAAGGTGGCTGGGAGCTTTGGGTTCTTGTGCGATATTTTTTGTGGGTCCGGGCATGAGACTATGAATGGGGTGATTGAGGTTAGTTAG
- a CDS encoding (2Fe-2S)-binding protein has product MTTLDINGKPLQVDVDPSTPLLWALRDSLGMTGTKFGCGMAACGACTVHVNGQATRSCVTPVSAAQGARITTIEGVTGDKVGRAVLDAWIKHDVAQCGYCQNGQVMSAVGLLRSKKHPSDADIDQAMAGNLCRCGTYQRIRAAIKDAARALA; this is encoded by the coding sequence ATGACCACGCTAGATATCAACGGCAAGCCGTTGCAGGTAGACGTTGATCCTTCCACGCCCCTGCTGTGGGCGTTACGCGACAGCCTTGGCATGACCGGCACCAAGTTCGGCTGCGGCATGGCTGCATGCGGCGCGTGCACCGTGCATGTGAACGGGCAGGCCACACGCAGTTGCGTGACGCCGGTCTCGGCGGCGCAAGGCGCGCGCATCACCACTATCGAAGGCGTCACCGGCGACAAGGTTGGCCGCGCGGTGCTCGACGCCTGGATCAAGCACGATGTGGCGCAGTGCGGCTATTGCCAGAACGGCCAGGTGATGAGCGCCGTCGGGCTGTTGCGCAGTAAAAAGCACCCAAGCGATGCCGACATCGACCAGGCCATGGCCGGCAACCTGTGCCGCTGCGGCACCTACCAGCGCATCCGCGCGGCCATCAAGGACGCGGCGCGCGCGCTGGCTTAA
- a CDS encoding metallophosphoesterase family protein, translated as MKRAWKRRDFLGLAACAGGAVFVSALPGWAAGRDEAFYFVQLSDSHWGFQGPPNPDARGTLPKAVAAVNALAEPPDFLMFTGDLTHTTDDPAERRRRMREFQSIIAALKVPVVHLMPGEHDASLDQGAAYRELFGPTHYVFDHKGVHFIVLDNVSDPAGRVGAAQLDWLAADLAQQPQSARIVVFTHRPLFDLYPQWDWATRDGAQVIERLMPHPNVTVFYGHIHHEHHHMTGHIAHHAARSLMFPLPAAGSQPQRLPVPWDPTQPYRGLGWREVEAGRASGDFGIEEKPVNG; from the coding sequence ATGAAGCGAGCATGGAAGCGGCGCGATTTTCTCGGGCTTGCCGCCTGCGCCGGCGGCGCGGTGTTTGTGTCGGCATTGCCCGGATGGGCCGCCGGACGCGACGAAGCGTTCTACTTTGTCCAACTCTCGGACTCGCACTGGGGCTTCCAGGGCCCGCCCAATCCCGACGCGCGCGGCACCTTGCCCAAGGCGGTGGCCGCGGTCAACGCACTGGCGGAACCGCCGGATTTCCTGATGTTCACCGGCGACCTCACCCACACCACCGATGACCCCGCCGAGCGCCGCCGGCGCATGCGCGAGTTCCAGTCGATCATCGCCGCGCTCAAGGTGCCGGTCGTGCACCTGATGCCGGGCGAGCACGACGCCAGCCTGGACCAGGGCGCCGCCTACCGCGAACTGTTCGGTCCCACGCACTATGTGTTCGACCACAAGGGCGTGCACTTCATCGTGCTGGACAACGTGTCCGATCCTGCCGGACGGGTGGGCGCGGCGCAGCTCGACTGGCTCGCCGCGGATCTTGCGCAGCAGCCGCAGTCGGCGCGCATCGTGGTGTTCACGCACCGTCCGCTGTTCGATCTCTATCCGCAGTGGGACTGGGCCACGCGCGACGGCGCGCAGGTCATCGAGCGGCTGATGCCGCATCCCAACGTGACGGTGTTCTATGGACACATCCATCACGAGCATCACCACATGACCGGGCATATCGCGCACCACGCGGCGCGCTCGCTGATGTTTCCATTGCCGGCGGCGGGGTCGCAGCCGCAGCGCTTGCCGGTGCCGTGGGATCCGACGCAGCCCTATCGGGGATTGGGCTGGAGGGAAGTGGAGGCGGGCAGGGCGTCGGGGGATTTCGGGATCGAGGAGAAGCCTGTCAATGGTTGA
- a CDS encoding xanthine dehydrogenase family protein molybdopterin-binding subunit — MRIRYLEALAGGNRRHADSGGVAALDRRSFLKLTGFAGGGLALGILPAQAALAQEGAAPKAPPSQPQAFLLIAPDNTVTVAVNRLEFGQGVHTALPMALAEELDVDWRNVRATLAPAGDAYKDPAFGMQITGGSTALNHSFQQYRELGARARAMLVSAAAKQWQVDPASCQVALGVVTSGSHRATFGELAQAAMALPVPQQVTLKNPAQFKLIGKPTRRLDARGKLEGTTAFGIDVRLKDMVVAVVARPPRFGGKVKSFNADKARAIKGVADVMLVPVDRGGTGVAVVADGYWPAKQARDALEIVWEDSGSSVSTKDLFAQYKTLAAQPGTVALQADLGAMSGAARTISADYEFPYLAHAPMEPLNCTLQAEVSGKAVQNVKVWVGSQFQTVDQAAIGRVLGLPPAKVTLNTMMAGGGFGRRAVPTSDYLVEAANVLLAWVKNGHDEPLKVMWSREDDIRGGYYRPLHVHRARIGIDAKGQVLGWQHTVVGQSILTGTPFEAFMVKGGVDGTMVEGLVENDYGFPLQLSVHHPQVAVPVLWWRSVGNTHTAFVKETLVDEVAVNARQDPVAYRLARLDASKHGRHRAALQLAVDKSGYGKRKLPKGQAWGVAVHESFGTVVAYVVEVSLVKNEPHVHRVTAGVHANRVVNPMSAEAQVQGACVFGLAMTRPGFAIEIENGAVKNSNFPDYPPPRITDAPVVDVFFVPSEEPPTGLGEPGVPAIAPAVANALFKLTGKRQRQLPFVLA; from the coding sequence ATGCGAATCAGATACCTTGAAGCGCTCGCCGGCGGCAATCGCCGGCACGCGGACTCCGGCGGCGTCGCCGCGCTGGACCGCCGCAGTTTTCTCAAGCTGACCGGCTTTGCCGGTGGCGGCCTGGCGCTCGGCATCCTGCCGGCCCAGGCCGCGCTGGCGCAGGAAGGCGCGGCGCCCAAGGCCCCGCCTTCGCAGCCGCAGGCGTTCCTGCTGATCGCCCCGGACAATACCGTCACGGTGGCGGTCAACCGGCTCGAATTCGGCCAGGGCGTGCATACGGCGTTGCCCATGGCGCTGGCAGAAGAGCTCGACGTCGACTGGCGCAACGTGCGCGCCACGCTGGCGCCCGCCGGCGATGCGTACAAGGATCCCGCCTTCGGCATGCAGATCACCGGCGGCTCCACCGCGCTCAACCATTCCTTCCAGCAGTACCGTGAGCTGGGCGCGCGCGCACGTGCCATGCTGGTTTCCGCCGCGGCCAAGCAGTGGCAGGTCGATCCGGCGAGCTGCCAGGTGGCGCTGGGCGTGGTCACCTCCGGCAGCCATCGCGCCACCTTTGGCGAACTGGCGCAGGCCGCCATGGCGCTGCCGGTGCCGCAGCAGGTGACGCTGAAAAACCCGGCGCAGTTCAAGCTCATCGGCAAGCCCACGCGCCGGCTGGATGCGCGCGGCAAGCTGGAGGGGACCACCGCCTTCGGCATCGACGTGCGACTCAAGGACATGGTGGTGGCCGTAGTGGCGCGCCCGCCGCGTTTTGGCGGCAAGGTGAAATCCTTCAACGCAGACAAGGCGCGCGCGATCAAGGGCGTGGCCGACGTGATGCTGGTGCCGGTGGACCGTGGCGGCACCGGCGTGGCGGTGGTGGCCGATGGCTACTGGCCGGCCAAGCAGGCGCGCGATGCGCTGGAGATCGTGTGGGAAGACAGCGGCTCCAGCGTCTCCACCAAGGACCTGTTTGCACAGTACAAGACGCTGGCCGCGCAGCCCGGCACGGTGGCGCTGCAGGCCGACCTGGGCGCCATGTCCGGCGCCGCGCGCACCATCTCGGCGGACTACGAGTTCCCCTACCTGGCGCATGCGCCGATGGAGCCGCTGAACTGCACCTTGCAAGCCGAGGTGTCCGGCAAGGCGGTGCAGAACGTGAAGGTATGGGTGGGCTCGCAGTTCCAGACCGTGGACCAGGCCGCCATCGGGCGCGTGCTCGGGCTGCCGCCGGCCAAGGTCACGCTCAACACCATGATGGCGGGCGGCGGGTTCGGCCGGCGCGCCGTGCCCACCTCCGACTACCTGGTCGAAGCGGCCAACGTGCTGCTGGCCTGGGTCAAGAACGGGCATGACGAACCGCTCAAGGTGATGTGGAGCCGCGAGGACGATATCCGCGGCGGCTACTACCGGCCGCTGCATGTGCACCGCGCGCGCATCGGCATCGACGCGAAGGGGCAGGTGCTCGGCTGGCAACATACCGTCGTCGGGCAGTCCATCCTCACCGGCACGCCGTTCGAGGCATTCATGGTCAAGGGCGGCGTGGATGGGACCATGGTCGAAGGCCTGGTCGAGAACGACTACGGCTTCCCGCTGCAACTATCGGTGCATCATCCGCAGGTAGCGGTGCCGGTGCTGTGGTGGCGCTCGGTTGGCAACACGCACACCGCCTTCGTCAAGGAAACGCTGGTCGACGAAGTGGCCGTCAATGCCAGGCAGGATCCGGTGGCGTACCGCCTGGCGCGGCTGGACGCGAGCAAGCACGGGCGCCATCGCGCGGCGCTGCAACTGGCGGTGGACAAGTCCGGCTACGGCAAGCGCAAGCTGCCCAAGGGCCAGGCCTGGGGCGTGGCGGTGCATGAGTCGTTCGGCACGGTGGTGGCCTATGTGGTGGAGGTGTCGCTGGTGAAAAACGAGCCACATGTGCATCGCGTGACGGCCGGGGTGCATGCCAACCGCGTGGTCAATCCCATGTCGGCCGAGGCGCAGGTGCAGGGCGCGTGCGTGTTCGGGCTGGCGATGACGCGGCCGGGCTTTGCCATCGAGATCGAGAACGGCGCGGTGAAGAACAGCAACTTCCCCGATTATCCGCCGCCGCGCATCACCGATGCGCCGGTAGTGGACGTGTTCTTCGTGCCCTCCGAGGAGCCGCCCACCGGCCTGGGCGAGCCGGGCGTGCCGGCCATTGCTCCGGCGGTGGCCAACGCGCTGTTCAAGCTCACCGGCAAGCGCCAGCGGCAGTTGCCGTTTGTGCTGGCCTGA
- a CDS encoding acyltransferase family protein: MPAPCATRSPYAAPATLDSIQALRGLAAAYVLVYHSGLRLGGERLPLLAWVTEHVIKRGHVGVDVFFVISGFIIAWVAVLARPEPETALAFSIRRVFRLVPPYWVMSALHALTLNPVSLAVFASSLAFLPVAQQEAPYFGYPALYVGWSLNYEMAFYAICALGLLVARQRALLVVAAALAGTTLVLPWWRFGAVNPDPTHVYPFASAWVSMIANPLVLEFALGCALAWLYARTRHRLSRGVAMALLVAGVGSFAASLWLVEPEFSLAGRGLPAGALLFGAVAAEHAGVLRVPRALVWLGELSYALYLTHPLVIEAVKRMMPELAPGQMGLQLARFAIDAGLALGLAMLLHRWVEVPAMATGRRVAARFTARRARTGA; encoded by the coding sequence GTGCCCGCCCCTTGCGCTACCCGCTCGCCATATGCCGCGCCCGCCACACTCGACAGCATCCAGGCGCTGCGCGGGCTGGCCGCCGCCTATGTGCTGGTCTACCACTCCGGGCTGCGCCTGGGCGGCGAGCGGTTGCCGCTGCTGGCATGGGTCACCGAACACGTGATCAAGCGCGGCCATGTCGGCGTGGACGTGTTCTTCGTCATCAGCGGATTCATCATCGCGTGGGTGGCGGTGCTGGCGCGCCCCGAGCCCGAGACGGCGCTGGCCTTCTCGATCCGCCGCGTCTTCCGGCTGGTGCCGCCGTACTGGGTCATGTCGGCGCTGCATGCGCTCACGCTCAACCCGGTCAGCCTCGCGGTGTTCGCCAGCTCGCTCGCCTTCCTGCCCGTCGCACAGCAGGAGGCGCCTTACTTCGGCTATCCGGCGCTATACGTGGGCTGGTCGCTCAATTACGAAATGGCCTTCTATGCGATCTGCGCGCTCGGCCTGCTGGTGGCGCGGCAGCGCGCGCTGCTGGTGGTGGCCGCGGCGCTGGCAGGCACCACGCTGGTGCTGCCCTGGTGGCGCTTCGGCGCGGTGAACCCGGACCCGACGCACGTCTACCCGTTCGCATCGGCATGGGTGTCGATGATTGCCAATCCGCTGGTGCTGGAATTCGCGCTCGGCTGCGCGCTGGCCTGGCTCTATGCGCGCACGCGCCACCGGCTCTCGCGCGGCGTGGCGATGGCCTTGCTCGTGGCGGGCGTGGGCAGCTTCGCCGCCTCGCTGTGGCTGGTGGAGCCCGAGTTCAGCCTGGCCGGGCGCGGCTTGCCGGCGGGCGCGCTACTGTTCGGCGCGGTGGCGGCCGAGCATGCCGGCGTGCTGCGCGTGCCGCGAGCGCTGGTGTGGCTGGGCGAGCTGTCGTACGCGCTCTACCTGACGCATCCGTTGGTGATCGAAGCGGTCAAGCGGATGATGCCGGAGCTGGCGCCCGGGCAAATGGGCTTGCAGCTGGCGCGCTTCGCCATCGATGCCGGGCTGGCGCTTGGCCTTGCCATGCTGCTGCATCGCTGGGTGGAGGTGCCGGCCATGGCCACCGGCAGGCGCGTGGCCGCGCGCTTCACCGCGCGCCGCGCCCGGACGGGCGCGTGA